One genomic segment of uncultured Tolumonas sp. includes these proteins:
- the hupA gene encoding nucleoid-associated protein HU-alpha, protein MNKTELVDAIAAKADMSKAQAKAALEQILETITQSLKEGDPVQLVGFGTFKVNHRASRTGRNPQTGQEITIAASNVPTFVAGKALKDAVNG, encoded by the coding sequence ATGAACAAAACTGAGCTTGTTGATGCGATTGCAGCCAAGGCTGACATGAGCAAAGCCCAGGCTAAAGCAGCACTGGAACAGATTCTGGAAACTATCACTCAAAGCCTGAAAGAAGGTGATCCGGTACAGCTGGTTGGCTTCGGTACTTTTAAAGTAAATCATCGTGCTAGCCGTACTGGTCGTAACCCTCAGACTGGTCAGGAAATTACGATTGCTGCTTCTAACGTACCAACTTTTGTTGCTGGTAAGGCATTAAAAGACGCAGTAAACGGTTAA
- the radA gene encoding DNA repair protein RadA: MAKSKVAYVCNECGAESARWQGQCSECKAWNTITEIRLGPSATTNKMQRTGYAGELTSKVQTLAEVSLAELPRISSGYKELDRVLGGGIVPGSAMLIGGHPGAGKSTLLLQTMCSLAERMPVLYVTGEESLQQVAMRAHRLGLPNDKLRMLSETSVEQICHLALQEKPAVMVIDSIQVMHVADVSSSPGSVSQVRESAAHLTRFAKQHQVAIFMVGHVTKDGALAGPKVLEHCVDCSVLLEGDADSRYRTLRCQKNRFGAINELGVFAMTSQGMKEVSNPSAIFLNRGEAESPGSVVMVIWEGTRPLLVELQALVDYSQLANPRRLAVGAEHNRLAMLLAVMHRHGGIQMSDQDVFINVVGGVKVEETSADLALIAAMVSSFRDNPLPKDLIIFGEVGLSGEIRPVPSGQERLQEAAKHGFRQAIIPKANMPKHEITGMKIMPVTCLQEVIELL; this comes from the coding sequence ATGGCAAAAAGTAAAGTCGCTTACGTCTGCAATGAATGTGGTGCAGAATCAGCCCGTTGGCAAGGTCAATGCAGTGAATGTAAGGCGTGGAACACCATCACAGAAATCCGTCTGGGCCCATCAGCGACTACCAATAAAATGCAGCGGACCGGTTATGCCGGTGAGCTGACGAGCAAGGTTCAAACATTGGCGGAAGTGTCGCTGGCTGAGTTGCCACGTATCAGCTCCGGTTACAAAGAGCTGGATCGGGTGCTGGGTGGCGGAATTGTGCCGGGGTCAGCCATGTTGATTGGCGGGCATCCGGGGGCAGGGAAAAGTACCTTGCTGCTGCAGACCATGTGTTCATTAGCGGAACGTATGCCTGTGCTGTATGTGACCGGCGAAGAATCACTGCAACAGGTTGCCATGCGGGCGCATCGTCTTGGTTTGCCCAATGATAAATTGCGCATGTTGTCAGAGACCAGTGTTGAGCAAATCTGTCATCTGGCTTTGCAGGAAAAACCAGCCGTTATGGTCATCGACTCGATTCAAGTGATGCATGTGGCTGATGTCAGCTCATCTCCAGGATCAGTCTCTCAGGTGCGGGAAAGTGCCGCGCATTTGACGCGTTTTGCCAAACAGCACCAAGTGGCTATTTTTATGGTCGGTCATGTCACCAAGGATGGTGCCTTGGCCGGGCCAAAAGTATTAGAACATTGTGTCGATTGTTCGGTGTTGCTGGAGGGGGATGCTGATTCGCGTTATCGAACCTTACGTTGTCAGAAAAACCGCTTTGGTGCGATTAATGAACTCGGTGTATTTGCGATGACGTCGCAGGGTATGAAAGAGGTGAGTAACCCATCGGCTATTTTTCTAAATCGTGGTGAAGCCGAAAGCCCGGGTTCAGTGGTGATGGTTATTTGGGAAGGCACTCGACCTTTGCTGGTGGAATTACAGGCGTTGGTTGATTATTCACAACTAGCCAACCCGCGTCGTCTGGCTGTTGGTGCAGAACACAACCGGTTGGCGATGCTGCTGGCGGTAATGCATCGGCATGGTGGTATTCAGATGTCCGATCAGGATGTATTCATCAACGTCGTTGGTGGGGTAAAAGTAGAAGAGACTAGTGCCGATCTGGCATTGATTGCGGCAATGGTCTCAAGTTTCCGCGATAACCCATTACCTAAGGATCTGATCATTTTCGGCGAGGTTGGTTTATCTGGCGAGATCCGCCCAGTACCCTCCGGACAGGAGCGTTTGCAGGAGGCTGCAAAACATGGTTTCCGTCAGGCCATCATTCCGAAAGCCAATATGCCAAAACACGAAATCACCGGCATGAAAATAATGCCAGTGACCTGTTTACAAGAAGTGATTGAATTACTCTGA
- a CDS encoding PilZ domain-containing protein: MIERRRFFRVVYSTPARLQQGEHIWSTTLLDLSLQGALLDRPKQWADQNAGLYTLSFSLADSEIQINMEVEPTHLDSKKLGVYCHHIDIDSASHLRRLIELNAGDTELLLREFAHLLEDHQEHEHNSPSDSE, translated from the coding sequence ATGATTGAACGGCGTCGCTTTTTTCGGGTGGTCTATTCAACACCAGCCCGACTCCAGCAAGGAGAGCATATTTGGTCGACAACCTTATTGGATCTGTCGTTACAGGGTGCGTTGCTGGATCGCCCTAAACAGTGGGCCGACCAAAACGCCGGTTTATATACCTTATCTTTCTCATTGGCTGATTCAGAGATCCAAATCAATATGGAAGTTGAGCCAACGCATTTAGACAGCAAAAAACTCGGTGTCTATTGCCATCATATTGATATCGATAGTGCCTCTCATCTGCGCCGGCTCATTGAACTGAATGCCGGCGATACGGAATTATTATTGCGTGAGTTTGCTCATTTACTGGAAGATCACCAGGAACATGAGCACAACTCTCCTTCCGACTCAGAGTAA
- the rsd gene encoding sigma D regulator, with product MLVTLDKIRQQVAGKHPAIDSWLDVRRNLLVEYMQLAGLMPPYRKVQPTTQALSDFCDHLVDYVSAGHFEIYEILIQAYEQTEGKHLSLTNRLIDRIQDTTESILDFNERYGDIKDDEMPELETDLSQLGLALEERFKLEDRLVLVLNVFGNSASSEKSATTA from the coding sequence ATGCTGGTTACTCTTGATAAAATACGCCAACAAGTCGCCGGAAAACACCCTGCTATCGATTCATGGCTGGATGTGCGCCGTAACTTGTTAGTTGAATACATGCAGTTAGCTGGGCTTATGCCACCTTACCGCAAGGTACAGCCTACTACTCAGGCGCTCTCTGATTTCTGTGACCATTTGGTTGATTATGTATCTGCCGGGCATTTTGAGATTTATGAAATTCTGATCCAAGCGTATGAACAGACAGAGGGTAAACATTTATCACTGACTAATCGCTTAATTGATCGCATTCAAGATACAACAGAATCTATTCTGGATTTCAATGAACGTTATGGCGATATCAAAGATGACGAAATGCCAGAGCTGGAAACGGATCTCAGCCAGTTAGGTTTGGCATTGGAAGAACGTTTTAAATTAGAAGACCGGTTAGTGCTGGTTTTGAATGTATTCGGTAATTCAGCGTCATCTGAGAAATCAGCAACAACAGCCTGA
- a CDS encoding peptidoglycan DD-metalloendopeptidase family protein has protein sequence MKRILTPFTGLANRELPIPRQHLYAIIMLACFSVASITLLPPPGELLSDKPMPVSTDDLSADAELSKQAVDTEFVNVPNQALLDDGDGTSDGISDDTAASEPQLMDYTVKDDDNLSYIFNTLNLSPVSLQKLVAVDIQNSLVRLKPGQKISFYLDDENVIQKLSIPLEQDKRVIFERSGDAYKSHIEQGDTATADDNKQESVSAVDVDTTDETSKTDTATITDEKSKVSKKEAARIAAEEKADKKAAEKAKALAAEKKEAARPAIRPTRVLRGTISGTFANSARSAGLSAGHIHQVTRLFQGRIDFRRDLKKGDIFKVLFDRNAVGGKAVSDARVLAVIIGSKGKTYSAFRSSDDNQFYDDEGSSLSMTQSGKFMRFPIPSSTKVSSGFNPHRLNPVTGRVMAHNGTDFSVHVGTPVQAPADAVVVKATRHPDMGIYLVLRHSGRYSTVYMHLSKSMVKPGQKVKMGQVIALSGNTGRSTGPHLHYEFHVNNRPVDPMRVDLPMNEPMQNKARKTLVAKIQEYKRQLNAG, from the coding sequence ATGAAACGGATCCTGACACCGTTTACAGGTTTGGCGAATCGTGAGTTACCCATTCCCCGACAGCACTTATACGCCATCATTATGCTGGCATGTTTCTCTGTAGCCAGCATTACTCTGTTACCGCCACCAGGCGAGTTGCTTTCAGATAAACCAATGCCTGTGTCTACCGACGACTTATCTGCGGATGCTGAATTAAGTAAGCAGGCCGTTGATACCGAATTTGTTAACGTACCGAACCAAGCCTTACTGGATGATGGTGATGGTACCAGCGACGGCATCAGTGACGATACCGCTGCTAGTGAACCTCAGTTAATGGATTACACCGTAAAAGATGACGATAACCTTTCTTACATCTTTAATACTCTCAACTTATCGCCAGTTTCTCTGCAAAAATTAGTAGCAGTAGACATCCAAAATTCATTGGTCCGCTTGAAACCAGGACAAAAAATTTCGTTTTATCTCGATGACGAAAACGTTATCCAAAAATTATCGATCCCTTTAGAGCAGGATAAACGTGTCATCTTTGAACGTTCTGGCGATGCCTACAAATCGCACATTGAACAAGGTGATACTGCAACTGCTGACGATAATAAACAGGAAAGTGTCAGTGCGGTCGATGTCGACACTACCGATGAAACCAGTAAAACAGACACAGCAACTATTACTGACGAAAAATCCAAGGTAAGTAAAAAAGAAGCCGCCAGAATTGCTGCGGAAGAAAAAGCAGATAAAAAAGCCGCAGAAAAAGCCAAAGCATTAGCGGCTGAGAAAAAAGAAGCTGCTCGTCCAGCCATTCGTCCAACCCGCGTATTGCGTGGCACCATTTCCGGAACATTCGCTAACAGCGCTCGTAGCGCCGGCCTGAGCGCAGGTCATATTCATCAAGTGACGCGCTTATTCCAAGGCCGAATCGACTTCCGCCGTGATCTGAAAAAAGGCGATATATTTAAAGTATTATTCGACCGTAATGCTGTCGGCGGAAAAGCAGTCAGCGATGCACGTGTGTTAGCCGTTATTATCGGTTCTAAAGGAAAAACTTATTCTGCATTCCGCAGTAGCGACGATAATCAGTTTTATGATGATGAAGGCAGCAGTCTGAGCATGACCCAAAGTGGTAAGTTCATGCGTTTCCCAATCCCATCGTCAACTAAAGTGAGTTCTGGATTTAATCCACACCGACTTAATCCAGTTACAGGCCGCGTGATGGCGCACAACGGTACAGACTTCTCCGTACATGTAGGAACGCCGGTTCAGGCGCCAGCAGATGCTGTAGTCGTCAAGGCGACGCGTCATCCTGATATGGGGATTTATCTGGTCTTACGCCACAGTGGCCGTTACAGCACTGTGTATATGCATTTAAGCAAATCCATGGTGAAACCCGGCCAGAAAGTCAAAATGGGTCAGGTGATCGCCTTATCCGGCAACACCGGTCGTTCTACCGGCCCGCATCTGCATTATGAATTCCATGTGAACAATCGCCCGGTCGATCCGATGCGTGTCGATTTGCCAATGAATGAACCAATGCAGAATAAAGCCCGTAAAACTTTGGTGGCTAAAATTCAGGAATATAAACGTCAGCTGAATGCCGGTTAA
- a CDS encoding YjaG family protein, producing MFGDKFYKKLQKLMPWQQTVYALALSERMYPNYCLYVESTGRGDAKLFRQALDTMWQYLTERGMHVDLSAILEKIESSMPEPQKEECYGAWPALDACVALATAYNSVVFRLGDEAYDVCQTSLGSVIGFIEMQQGKELTDEELYAESLIEEEMAFQVELLTAVSQPRDASVILKIKELATQNGVSNLGISLE from the coding sequence GTGTTTGGTGACAAATTTTATAAAAAATTGCAAAAACTGATGCCGTGGCAGCAGACCGTTTATGCGTTGGCATTAAGCGAGAGAATGTATCCCAATTATTGCCTGTATGTTGAAAGCACTGGTCGTGGTGATGCCAAACTCTTCCGACAGGCGCTGGATACCATGTGGCAATACCTGACTGAACGTGGCATGCATGTCGATTTGTCCGCGATTCTGGAAAAGATAGAAAGCAGCATGCCGGAACCGCAAAAAGAAGAGTGTTATGGTGCCTGGCCGGCACTGGATGCTTGTGTGGCATTAGCAACAGCTTATAACTCGGTTGTATTTCGCTTGGGTGATGAGGCTTATGATGTATGTCAAACATCACTGGGCTCCGTGATTGGCTTTATTGAAATGCAGCAAGGAAAAGAGCTTACCGACGAAGAGCTGTATGCAGAATCACTTATAGAAGAAGAAATGGCTTTTCAGGTTGAGCTGTTGACTGCAGTATCACAACCCCGTGATGCGAGTGTGATTTTGAAGATAAAAGAGCTCGCTACACAAAATGGTGTATCGAATCTGGGCATTAGTTTGGAGTAG
- the hemE gene encoding uroporphyrinogen decarboxylase: MIKIENDRYLKALLRQPVDRTPVWLMRQAGRYLPEYRALRAEAGDFMTLCQTPELACEVTLQPLRRYALDAAILFSDILTIPDAMGLGLTFGAGEGPKFAKTIQHQRDVDALPLPDPEGELRYVMDAVRTIKKALAQQVPLIGFSGSPWTLATYMVEGGSSKQFSRIKQMMYREPHLLHGLLSKLATSVTQYLNAQIAAGADALMIFDTWGGVLSHQDYRDFSLQYMTQIVQGLHRHYEGRTIPVTLFTKGGGQWLEAIAASGCDAIGLDWTTDITVARQRVGDKVALQGNMDPAVLYGDDALVKVKVQDILGRYGHGSGHVFNLGHGITPDIDPERVSTFVDAVHQFSETYHQA; this comes from the coding sequence ATGATTAAGATAGAAAATGATCGTTACCTGAAAGCGCTATTGCGTCAGCCCGTTGATCGCACCCCCGTTTGGTTAATGCGTCAGGCTGGTCGTTATCTGCCGGAATATCGTGCACTACGTGCCGAGGCCGGGGATTTTATGACTTTGTGTCAAACTCCGGAGCTGGCGTGTGAAGTAACGCTGCAACCATTACGTCGTTATGCGCTTGATGCGGCTATTTTGTTTTCCGACATCTTGACCATCCCCGATGCCATGGGGTTAGGGTTGACCTTTGGTGCTGGTGAAGGGCCTAAGTTTGCGAAGACTATTCAGCATCAGCGTGATGTAGATGCATTGCCGTTACCTGATCCGGAAGGTGAGTTGCGTTATGTCATGGATGCAGTCCGCACCATTAAGAAGGCACTGGCACAACAAGTTCCGTTGATTGGTTTTTCTGGCAGCCCATGGACACTCGCTACCTATATGGTAGAAGGCGGCAGCAGCAAGCAATTCTCGCGCATTAAACAGATGATGTATCGGGAGCCACATTTACTGCATGGTTTACTCAGTAAATTAGCAACCAGTGTGACGCAATATCTTAATGCACAGATCGCCGCAGGTGCGGATGCATTGATGATTTTTGATACCTGGGGCGGCGTATTATCGCATCAGGATTACCGTGATTTTTCACTGCAATATATGACGCAGATCGTTCAGGGGCTTCATCGCCACTATGAAGGTCGAACTATTCCCGTGACTTTATTCACGAAAGGCGGCGGCCAATGGTTGGAAGCCATTGCGGCATCAGGTTGTGACGCCATAGGCTTGGATTGGACGACCGATATTACCGTTGCCCGACAACGAGTCGGAGATAAAGTCGCCCTGCAAGGCAATATGGATCCAGCGGTGTTATACGGTGATGATGCGTTAGTGAAAGTGAAAGTGCAGGATATCTTAGGGCGGTATGGGCATGGTTCTGGGCATGTCTTTAATCTTGGGCATGGTATTACCCCGGATATTGATCCTGAGCGGGTCAGTACCTTTGTCGATGCGGTGCATCAATTTTCAGAAACATATCATCAGGCATAA